CTGAACATGAAGAAACCAGTTATTACATAGAGTTTCAGTACATTGTGTTGTAGAATGATTATGAGACTCATTCTCAACAAGCAAATGTTTGTGCGACTTTCTTTCTTGATTCGTGATCTGGAATTGTTGCTGCAGCTTTATGAAATGAAAAGGCTGCAGAATTAGAGGGGTCTGCTATGGAACAGTGCGTCCTGGACATCAAAGAACTAAGCAGCAATAATTCGGGCAATATCAATCTCAAGGAGATCAATCTGGAAGTCAACTCTTCCGAAGTTCACGCACTTGTGGGGGAGTATGGCGCCGGAAAGGAACTTGTCGTCAGCATCCTCACTGGAGCTGAGAAGAAGATTTCCGGGAGAGTATTTTTTGATGGAATAGATGTTACGGGCAAAATGAAGGTTGGAGGTTCGACAGATGTTCTGTTCCTCCTTGAAGAACCGATGGTCGCAGAGGGTTTGACCGTGGCGGAGAACATGTACGTGTTGAGGAGTCATAGCAATGTGATCAAACTGATCAACCATTCAAAGATAAATCGTGCTGTGAAAGAGCTCATTGCAAGATTCGACCTCGGCATTTCAGAGAAGACTCACGTGTATAAGCTTTCTACCGAGGAGAAGAAGCTTATAGAGCTTCTGAGACTGTGTATTTACGAGCCACGGCTAGTGGTTCTGTATGAACCCACTGCTAATCTTGGCTCCAAGTCTCAGGACCTTCTTCTTAGAATACTGAATGAACTTAAGGGGAAGGGGACTGGAATACTTTACGTTACAAATAAGTGGGACGAGGCACTGAAGTACTCAGACAGAATCAGCGTTCTGTCGGAGGGAGTGCTTTGCGGAACTCTAAGCTCAGAAGAGGCAAAAGACAAGCCGGAGAAGCTTTTGAAACTTATACTTGGCTGGAAGAAATCAGATTCAACGAAACGCGAGGCCGAGGAAATAGAAACCGAAGATATAATTGATGCAGTTTTGAGGGCGGCCGAGTACCTTACTTCGAACTATGAAATCAACGATGTCTTGAAAATGCTTGAAAATTATACCTGCAAGATAATGGAATCTGATTCGTGTTATGTGTACCTGGTTGACGAAAAGACCAGGACAATCATGGATACAATAAAACATAAGGAAACCGAGTCAATAGAAGCCGTTCTCAACGATGAAGTTGTTATGCGAATAATGGACAACAAGAAGCTATTTGTTTCCAATTTTGACGATGTTCTCTTCGAAAAGCTCTTCAAGAGCATTCGAAATACCGAGACAATCGTTTGCGACCCAGTCTCCGTTAGATCTCACCACACCGCTTTGTTTCAGGTGGGCTATCGTAAATACTATGAACCAAATGAAAAGCAGAAGAAGATATTTCATACGCTCTCGAGGCAAGTCGCTCTTGCAATAGATAATACGAGACTTATGGGAAGCTCGGTGCTGCTTCAGGAAAGTCACCACAGGATAAAGAACAACCTTCAGACTATTGTAAGTCTCATAAATATTCAGAAAAGGAGTTTCGAAAAAAAGACAGACAACGAAGTCGAGGATCTGCTGGACAATGTCGTTTCCAGGGTGAAAAGCATAGCCGCCGTTCATGATCTCCTTTCTAACGACGAACTGGGCAGAAGTATAATAAACCTGAAGAGTCTTGTAGATACTATCGTACGTTTCAACATAGTTGACGGCACTCTCCAGGTAAGGAAAGATCTTGACGACATCTTCATACCGTACGACAAAGCTAGCGGAATCTCACTGACAATAAGCGAACTGATAAACAATTGTGTGAAACACGCTTTTAAAGATATTGATAGCGGGTTGATATCGATTTCCTGCAAGAGCTTTGACGATAATGTGGAAATAATCGTGGAGGACAACGGCGCGGGATTTCCCAACAGATCCTTTTCAGCAAAAGACGAGAAACTGGGGCTTTCGCTTGCGAGATCCATCGTCGAGAATCAGTTCGACGGTACTCTTGAGATCGCCTCGGAAAAAGGAGCAAAAGTAAAGATCTTAATTCCAAAAGAGAGCCTGTTGCTCACGAGAGGCTCATAAGAATTATTGGCGATTATGTGCTAGACCTAGCCGAAAGGGGAGTCAATTGCTATGGACAATTCTTTAAACATACTTATTGCAGAAGACGAGTACATAGTCCTGAGAGGTCTTAAGGAAACACTAATTGGCCTCGGTCATAAAGTTATAGGAGAGGTTATGGATGGAGAGACATTTGTGAAACTGGCACTTGAAACGGATCCAGACTTACTGATAGTAGATGTAAACCTACCCGCACTAAGCGGAATCGAAGCGATTGAAAGAATTGGAAAAGTGAAACTCGTACCCTCGATAATCGTTACGGGTTACAGCAGCGAAGAAACCGTTAAGCGCGCGAACTCTGCAGGGGTCTTCAACTATCTCGTAAAACCCGTTGATGAGAAGGAACTCAAGCCCGCAATTGAGATTGCTATGGGTCGATTCAAAGAGTTCATGCTTCTCAAAAAGGAGCTCCATGAGCAGGAAGAAGCTCTAGAGGCTAGAAAACTTATAGAAAGGGCTAAAGGGATTTTAATGGACCGTAACGGAATCAGAGAGTCAGAGGCAATGAAGTTGCTACAGAAGATCAGTAGAGACAGGAATTTGAAGCTCGTTGCAGTTGCAAAGGAAATCATAGAAGCCGACAACACTTTGCATTACGGAATCTAGGTTCGCAGTTCCTGCTATTCGGAATACGCGAATGATTGAGCTTTTCTATCATAATTGCTGTTAAAGACTCTTAGATCTAATAGAGCTCGCGAGATCGGATTTTGTATTGGGTGTTCTTCTGTGCATAATTGTCTCGTAGATATCTGAAAAGCGAATATAGTTGCGGCGATACTTATGGTTGGTATTGCTTAGCAAAGGAAGATAAAGGTTATGGGTGCCTGATTACTGCAGGCACCCTTTTTTGTTTTGGAAGTCTCTGAGATTCAGTTTTTGGAAAATAGATAACTGTTCACTGTGTGAGCAAAAGAATCTAAGAATGGAGGAGAGAGATTATGGCAGTAGTTGATGTAAAACTGGAAAAACTGAGTGAAGTAAGTATGAGAG
This is a stretch of genomic DNA from Mesotoga sp. BH458_6_3_2_1. It encodes these proteins:
- a CDS encoding ATP-binding cassette domain-containing protein — encoded protein: MEQCVLDIKELSSNNSGNINLKEINLEVNSSEVHALVGEYGAGKELVVSILTGAEKKISGRVFFDGIDVTGKMKVGGSTDVLFLLEEPMVAEGLTVAENMYVLRSHSNVIKLINHSKINRAVKELIARFDLGISEKTHVYKLSTEEKKLIELLRLCIYEPRLVVLYEPTANLGSKSQDLLLRILNELKGKGTGILYVTNKWDEALKYSDRISVLSEGVLCGTLSSEEAKDKPEKLLKLILGWKKSDSTKREAEEIETEDIIDAVLRAAEYLTSNYEINDVLKMLENYTCKIMESDSCYVYLVDEKTRTIMDTIKHKETESIEAVLNDEVVMRIMDNKKLFVSNFDDVLFEKLFKSIRNTETIVCDPVSVRSHHTALFQVGYRKYYEPNEKQKKIFHTLSRQVALAIDNTRLMGSSVLLQESHHRIKNNLQTIVSLINIQKRSFEKKTDNEVEDLLDNVVSRVKSIAAVHDLLSNDELGRSIINLKSLVDTIVRFNIVDGTLQVRKDLDDIFIPYDKASGISLTISELINNCVKHAFKDIDSGLISISCKSFDDNVEIIVEDNGAGFPNRSFSAKDEKLGLSLARSIVENQFDGTLEIASEKGAKVKILIPKESLLLTRGS
- a CDS encoding ANTAR domain-containing response regulator, with translation MDNSLNILIAEDEYIVLRGLKETLIGLGHKVIGEVMDGETFVKLALETDPDLLIVDVNLPALSGIEAIERIGKVKLVPSIIVTGYSSEETVKRANSAGVFNYLVKPVDEKELKPAIEIAMGRFKEFMLLKKELHEQEEALEARKLIERAKGILMDRNGIRESEAMKLLQKISRDRNLKLVAVAKEIIEADNTLHYGI